In Cryptomeria japonica chromosome 10, Sugi_1.0, whole genome shotgun sequence, a genomic segment contains:
- the LOC131077807 gene encoding uncharacterized protein At4g15970: MRDDPENLRETKTSAMSDIMWRSRSSEVILLCVALISLACVILSYTTKPNQLIKWLPAKSLSVGNSSTKCTDLIKEPPQLDTILQRADMGNKTVIITTLNQAWATPNSMIDLFLETFHTGEETSRLLNHLVIVALDQKAYNRCISIHPHCFILKTEGIDFSGEKLFMTDDYLKMMWRRIDFLRTVLEMGYSFIFTDADIMWLRNPFDHFKTDADFQIACDRYNGKPTDLKNTANGGFNYVRSNNRTIQFYRYWYSSHEFYPGKHDQDVLNSIKHNKEIRRIGLSMRFLDTRYFGGFCEPRKDFTKICTMHANCCIGLSNKLHDLRIMLADWRNFQSLTVQERLAQKPLWRTPMQCKI, from the exons ATGAGGGACGATCCAGAAAATTTGAGAGAAACTAAAACATCTGCAATGTCTGATATTATGTGGAGATCAAGGAGCAGTGAGGTTATCTTACTGTGTGTTGCATTAATATCACTCGCTTGTGTCATTCTCTCCTACACGACAAAGCCAAATCAGCTGATTAAATGGCTTCCGGCGAAAAGCCTTTCTGTTGGAAATTCATCGACCAAATGTACCGACCTG ATCAAAGAACCTCCACAGCTGGATACAATTTTGCAAAGGGCTGACATGGGTAATAAGACAGTGATAATAACCACATTGAATCAGGCTTGGGCAACACCAAATTCCATGATAGATCTTTTCTTGGAGACCTTTCACACTGGGGAAGAAACTAGCAGGTTGTTGAATCATCTGGTTATAGTTGCTCTGGATCAGAAGGCTTATAATCGGTGCATATCCATCCATCCTCACTGCTTCATCCTCAAGACTGAGGGTATTGACTTTTCCGGGGAGAAGCTTTTTATGACTGATGATTACTTGAAGATGATGTGGAGAAGAATTGATTTCCTCAGAACTGTGCTTGAAATGGGATATAGCTTCATTTTCACG GATGCAGATATAATGTGGTTGAGAAATCCTTTCGACCATTTTAAAACAGATGCAGATTTCCAAATTGCTTGTGATCGTTATAATGGCAAGCCCACAGATTTGAAGAACACTGCAAATGGAGGATTCAACTATGTAAGATCTAATAATCGGACAATACAATTCTATAGATATTGGTACTCCTCACATGAGTTTTATCCAGGAAAGCACGACCAAGATGTGCTAAATTCTATCAAGCACAATAAGGAGATCAGGAGAATAGGATTGTCAATGAGATTCTTGGATACAAGATATTTTGGCGGCTTTTGTGAACCACGCAAGGATTTTACGAAGATTTGCACCATGCATGCCAACTGTTGTATTGGATTGAGCAACAAGCTTCATGATTTAAGAATAATGCTCGCAGATTGGAGAAATTTTCAGTCTTTGACTGTTCAAGAGAGATTGGCCCAAAAACCATTGTGGAGAACTCCAATGCAATGCAAGATTTAA